The following coding sequences are from one Arachis hypogaea cultivar Tifrunner chromosome 7, arahy.Tifrunner.gnm2.J5K5, whole genome shotgun sequence window:
- the LOC112703499 gene encoding 3-ketoacyl-CoA synthase 19 gives MEILFLSLLITFLCYALFCLYNLIHEIRGQSCYLLAYECFKPPEDTKLDRDTCVRIIRRNKNLGLQEYKFLLKAMAKSGIGEHTYAPRSVIEGREECATIEDSLKEVDEIMFETLDRIFKRTRLSPLQIDILVVNITVFSSVSSFAARIINRYKLREDIKVFNLSGTGCSGSIVAIDLVHRLLKTMHRNCLAVVVSTECLSQSWYCGKVTSMMLSNCLFRSGGGCLLLTNNPSLKPNAILRLKHVERTHLGASDEAYGSAMMVEDEQGHQGIYLKKSVPKAASEALKVNLKIMVPKILPLWEIVCYFTVSIYHSTMKRGNNNKGLNFKSGIEHFCVHPGGRAVIDEISKGLGLNDYDIEPSRMTIHRWGNTSSSGVWYVLSYMEAKKRLKKGDRVLMIGLGSGFKCCSCVWEVMRDLEGNVGNNVWMDCIDNYPPNKLGTIFVNDDQILASIKSG, from the exons ATGGAGATTCTGTTCTTATCTCTCTTAATAACATTTTTATGCTATGCTTTGTTCTGTTTGTATAATTTAATCCATGAAATTAGAGGCCAATCGTGCTACTTACTAGCATATGAATGCTTCAAGCCCCCAGAAGACACAAAACTTGACAGAGACACATGTGTGAGAATCATCCGTAGGAACAAGAATCTTGGTCTGCAAGAGTACAAGTTCCTCTTGAAAGCAATGGCCAAGTCCGGGATTGGGGAGCACACTTATGCGCCGAGGAGTGTGATTGAGGGAAGAGAAGAGTGTGCCACAATTGAAGATTCATTGAAGGAAGTTGATGAGATCATGTTTGAGACACTtgataggatcttcaagaggactCGGCTTTCTCCTCTTCAGATTGATATTCTTGTGGTTAATATAACGGTTTTCTCTTCAGTTTCTTCCTTTGCAGCTCGCATCATAAACAG GTACAAATTGAGGGAGGATATTAAGGTCTTCAACCTGAGCGGGACAGGTTGCAGCGGAAGCATAGTAGCCATAGATTTGGTGCATCGTCTTCTGAAGACGATGCACAGGAACTGCCTCGCCGTTGTGGTGAGTACAGAGTGCCTCAGCCAGTCATGGTACTGCGGCAAGGTAACCTCCATGATGCTATCTAACTGTCTGTTTCGCTCCGGCGGTGGCTGCTTGCTCCTCACTAACAACCCCTCCCTGAAGCCAAATGCAATTCTGAGGCTAAAGCATGTGGAAAGAACCCACCTTGGAGCAAGTGATGAAGCTTACGGTTCTGCCATGATGGTGGAAGATGAACAAGG GCACCAAGGAATCTACCTAAAGAAGAGTGTCCCCAAAGCTGCCTCTGAAGCCTTGAAGGTGAACCTCAAAATAATGGTGCCTAAGATTTTACCATTATGGGAAATTGTGTGCTATTTCACTGTGTCCATCTACCATTCAACAATGAAAAGGGGAAATAATAACAAAGGTTTGAATTTCAAGTCAGGGATAGAACATTTTTGTgtgcaccctggaggaagagcagtGATTGATGAAATTAGTAAGGGTCTTGGGCTAAATGACTATGATATTGAGCCATCAAGAATGACAATTCACCGTTGGGGCAACACATCTTCAAGTGGGGTATGGTATGTTTTGAGTTACATGGAAGCAAAAAAGAGGCTTAAGAAAGGTGATAGGGTTCTTATGATTGGGCTTGGGTCAGGGTTTAAGTGTTGTAGCTGTGTTTGGGAAGTTATGAGGGATTTGGAGGGTAATGTTGGTAATAATGTGTGGATGGATTGCATTGATAATTATCCTCCAAATAAATTAGGTACCATCTTTGTCAATGACGATCAAATTTTAGCTAGCATCAAAAGTGGGTAA
- the LOC112704143 gene encoding TPD1 protein homolog 1: MSTCFWRAISLVLLMLVNGFVSGINGAVVDCAAVECKVSYIKITQGKNDGSNDINGVIVNTCPSLITDLRVDCGSFIQSLKGIPVPPNILKVVSGNECVVNNGNPIGSGDINFKYSNTEILPLTVTSFKCLSP, translated from the exons ATGTCGACATGTTTTTGGAGGGCCATTTCTCTAGTGCTGCTAATGCTTGTTAACGGTTTTGTTTCTG GAATTAATGGTGCTGTGGTAGATTGTGCTGCAGTGGAATGCAAGGTGTCCTACATTAAGATAACCCAAGGCAAAAATGATGGAAGCAACGATATCAATGGTGTCATTGTCAACACTTGCCCCAGTTTGATAACTGACCTACGTGTCGATTGTGGATCATTCATCCAATCACTTAAAGGCATTCCAGTCCCGCCCAACATTTTAAAGGTTGTTAGTGGCAATGAATGTGTTGTCAACAATGGCAATCCAATTGGGTCCGGTGACATCAACTTTAAGTATTCTAATACGGAAATCCTTCCCCTCACAGTTACTTCCTTCAAGTGCTTGAGTCCATGA